Proteins encoded within one genomic window of Bradyrhizobium sp. CB1717:
- a CDS encoding glycoside hydrolase family 15 protein, producing the protein MPRIEDYALIGDCETAALVGRDGSIDWLCVPRFDSDSCFAKLLGDERNGYWKVCPEARWTSERRYRPGTLVLETIFTTDQGRVRLIDLMPPKTDLSKIVRIVEGLGGEVEMRSELVARFDYGTSVPWVSRLEDGAVSMVAGASMLMLRTGVPMRGEAMKTVGSFSVARGETVAFVLSHQISYQDPAAPEDPAALLQQAQDFWRDWSSRCKTAGPYSEAVQRSLITLKALTFGPSGGIVAAATTSLPEQIGGPRNWDYRFCWVRDATLTLLALMGAGFFGEARAWRDWLVRAVAGSPQQLQIMYAVTGERRLTEREVPWLSGYENSKPVRVGNAAHTQLQLDVYGELMDALYQARRGGLRENKRAWAVQCALLDHLKSIWSQPDEGIWEVRGGAKHFTYSKIMAWVAYDRAIKSAAEFGLKGPVEEWEAQRAAIHDEVCRQGYDKERKTFVQVYGEPQLDASLLLIPAVGFLPPEDPRVISTIQAIERELLQDGFVRRYDTGATKDGLPPGEGMFLACSFWLADAYHLIGRDAHAKALFERLLALRNDVGLLSEEYDISRRRLVGNFPQAFSHIALVNTAHNLTHREKPSEHRGSKKALPSKGEEAAGSD; encoded by the coding sequence ATGCCTCGAATCGAAGACTACGCCCTGATCGGCGACTGTGAGACTGCGGCTCTGGTCGGGCGCGACGGCTCGATCGATTGGCTCTGCGTCCCCCGCTTCGATTCGGACAGCTGCTTCGCGAAGCTGCTCGGCGATGAGCGGAACGGATACTGGAAGGTTTGCCCCGAGGCTCGTTGGACCAGCGAGCGACGCTACCGCCCGGGCACCTTGGTCCTCGAGACGATCTTTACGACCGACCAAGGTCGCGTCCGCCTCATCGATCTCATGCCACCTAAGACGGATCTGTCGAAGATCGTCAGAATCGTCGAAGGTTTGGGGGGCGAGGTCGAGATGCGCAGCGAACTCGTCGCGCGCTTCGACTACGGGACCAGCGTACCTTGGGTCAGCCGCCTCGAGGACGGCGCGGTCAGCATGGTCGCGGGCGCGTCGATGCTGATGCTCAGGACCGGGGTGCCCATGCGCGGCGAAGCCATGAAGACCGTGGGCTCCTTCTCGGTCGCGCGCGGCGAAACCGTAGCTTTCGTCCTCTCCCATCAGATTTCCTACCAGGATCCCGCCGCCCCCGAAGATCCCGCTGCGCTACTGCAACAGGCGCAGGATTTCTGGCGCGATTGGTCCAGCCGCTGCAAGACGGCAGGGCCATATTCGGAGGCGGTCCAGCGATCCCTGATAACCCTCAAGGCGCTGACCTTCGGACCCAGCGGCGGCATCGTCGCCGCGGCCACGACCTCGCTGCCCGAGCAGATCGGAGGCCCCAGAAACTGGGACTACCGCTTCTGCTGGGTTCGTGACGCCACGTTGACGCTTCTGGCCCTGATGGGCGCGGGATTCTTCGGCGAGGCGCGCGCATGGCGGGATTGGCTCGTCCGGGCCGTCGCTGGAAGTCCGCAGCAACTCCAGATCATGTACGCGGTGACCGGCGAACGCAGGCTGACCGAGCGGGAAGTCCCGTGGCTTTCCGGATATGAGAACTCGAAGCCCGTCCGGGTCGGAAACGCTGCGCACACGCAGCTTCAACTCGACGTCTACGGCGAGTTGATGGACGCCCTCTACCAGGCCCGCCGCGGCGGGCTGCGCGAGAACAAGCGCGCCTGGGCGGTCCAGTGCGCGCTGCTCGACCATCTCAAGAGCATCTGGAGCCAGCCGGACGAGGGCATATGGGAGGTCCGGGGCGGCGCGAAGCACTTCACGTATTCGAAGATCATGGCGTGGGTCGCCTACGATCGGGCTATCAAGTCGGCTGCCGAATTCGGCCTGAAGGGCCCGGTCGAGGAGTGGGAAGCGCAGCGTGCCGCGATCCACGACGAGGTGTGCCGGCAGGGTTACGACAAAGAGCGCAAAACCTTCGTCCAGGTCTACGGCGAGCCGCAGCTCGACGCGAGCTTGTTGCTGATCCCGGCTGTCGGCTTTCTGCCACCAGAGGATCCTCGCGTGATTTCGACGATCCAAGCGATCGAACGCGAATTGCTCCAGGACGGTTTCGTCCGCCGCTACGATACGGGTGCGACAAAGGATGGTCTTCCGCCGGGGGAGGGGATGTTTCTGGCCTGCAGCTTCTGGCTGGCCGACGCCTACCATTTGATCGGCCGCGACGCCCACGCCAAGGCATTGTTCGAGAGGCTTCTCGCGCTTCGCAACGATGTCGGCCTGCTATCGGAAGAATACGACATTTCGCGCCGGCGCCTGGTCGGAAACTTCCCGCAAGCCTTTTCTCACATCGCGCTCGTCAACACCGCCCACAATCTCACCCACCGCGAAAAGCCTTCGGAGCACCGCGGCAGCAAGAAGGCGCTTCCCAGCAAGGGAGAGGAAGCCGCGGGCTCCGACTAG
- a CDS encoding L,D-transpeptidase family protein encodes MWSRAVNLSLVLVAVLAAGQASSAELNPDAINSAEPSKKSLSKDKATPAGVRLQVLLDRAHFSPGEIDGKFGENARKALRAHAEAQQLPSADRPTEEAWKALRADERPVTSDYTISEKDVAGPFLEKLPSKMEDMKDIPKLGYTSPREAIAEKFHMSEQLLSALNPGKKFDRAGESIVVVDTGVGESGEPPKADRIEVDKTRQTVKLYDKSNALIGFYPATVGSEEKPSPSGTLKVTEVSRNPTYRYNPDYHFKGVRSDKPFTIKPGPNNPVGTIWISLSAEGYGIHGTPEPGKVSKAESHGCVRLTNWDAERAAASVVKGTPVEFIADRR; translated from the coding sequence ATGTGGTCTCGGGCGGTAAACTTGTCGCTGGTTTTGGTCGCGGTGCTCGCCGCTGGTCAGGCCTCGAGCGCCGAATTGAACCCGGACGCGATCAATTCGGCCGAGCCATCGAAGAAGTCGCTATCCAAGGACAAAGCGACGCCCGCGGGCGTCCGGCTGCAGGTGCTGCTCGATAGGGCGCACTTTTCGCCGGGCGAGATCGACGGCAAGTTCGGAGAGAACGCGAGAAAGGCCTTGCGCGCGCACGCGGAGGCACAGCAGCTGCCAAGTGCCGATCGGCCGACGGAGGAAGCGTGGAAGGCGTTACGGGCCGACGAGCGGCCAGTCACCTCCGATTACACGATCAGCGAGAAGGACGTGGCTGGTCCCTTCCTTGAAAAGCTTCCTTCGAAGATGGAGGACATGAAAGACATTCCGAAACTCGGCTACACCAGTCCTCGAGAGGCCATCGCCGAGAAGTTCCACATGAGCGAGCAGCTACTCTCAGCACTCAACCCCGGTAAGAAGTTCGATCGCGCTGGCGAATCCATCGTCGTGGTGGATACTGGCGTCGGAGAGAGCGGTGAGCCGCCGAAAGCAGACAGGATCGAAGTGGACAAGACGCGGCAGACCGTGAAGCTGTACGACAAGTCGAACGCCCTGATCGGCTTCTATCCGGCGACCGTCGGAAGCGAAGAGAAGCCCTCCCCATCGGGTACGCTCAAGGTGACCGAGGTCAGCCGCAATCCGACCTATCGTTACAACCCGGACTACCACTTCAAGGGCGTGCGTTCCGACAAGCCGTTCACGATCAAGCCCGGCCCCAACAATCCCGTCGGGACCATATGGATCAGCTTGTCGGCCGAAGGATACGGAATCCATGGCACGCCGGAGCCTGGAAAGGTCTCGAAGGCGGAATCCCACGGTTGCGTGCGCCTTACCAATTGGGATGCCGAGCGTGCCGCTGCGAGCGTTGTGAAAGGCACGCCTGTGGAATTCATCGCCGACCGTCGTTGA
- a CDS encoding glycosyltransferase family 4 protein, with the protein MRIAQLAPLAESVPPKLYGGTERVVAWLVDELVELGHDVTLFASGDSRTKGKLHAVWPRALRLGRRGVDPNAACALLIEAVAERARDFDVIHSHVDWLPLPVLRRTGVPFLTTMHGRLDLPGLADVIGDFPEAPFVSISANQRRPIPDANWIATIHHGLPKDQFRASFESGSYLAFLGRLTAEKGPEDAIHIARAIGMPLRIAAKIPRAETAYFKKRLEPEIDGEQIKLVGEVDEARKEPFLAGAAALLFPIDWPEPFGLVMIEAMACGTPVIAYRSGSVPEVVEDGITGFIVDGEAQAIEAVKKVDRLDRSRIRARFEERFAASRMAREYEDKYRELVDGAEAAAPIVKRASAK; encoded by the coding sequence ATGCGGATAGCCCAGCTTGCACCATTGGCTGAGAGCGTTCCTCCGAAGCTCTATGGTGGCACGGAGCGAGTGGTCGCCTGGCTGGTGGACGAACTTGTCGAACTCGGACACGACGTCACCCTGTTCGCAAGCGGGGATTCGAGGACGAAGGGTAAGCTCCATGCGGTTTGGCCGCGCGCGCTGCGCCTGGGGCGGCGGGGCGTCGATCCGAACGCCGCCTGCGCGCTGCTCATCGAAGCCGTCGCCGAGCGCGCGCGCGACTTCGACGTCATCCACTCCCATGTCGATTGGCTGCCGCTGCCGGTCCTGAGGCGGACCGGCGTGCCCTTTCTGACGACCATGCACGGGCGGCTCGACCTTCCGGGCTTGGCGGATGTGATCGGCGATTTTCCGGAGGCCCCCTTCGTCTCCATCTCCGCCAACCAGCGCCGCCCGATTCCTGACGCGAACTGGATCGCGACGATCCACCATGGGCTTCCCAAGGACCAGTTTCGAGCATCGTTCGAGAGCGGTTCGTACCTGGCTTTTCTCGGACGGCTGACGGCGGAAAAAGGACCGGAAGATGCGATACACATCGCCCGCGCGATCGGGATGCCGCTGCGGATCGCGGCCAAGATACCCCGGGCGGAGACGGCGTATTTCAAGAAGAGGCTGGAGCCCGAGATCGATGGCGAGCAAATCAAACTCGTCGGCGAAGTGGACGAAGCCCGCAAGGAGCCTTTCCTGGCCGGGGCCGCCGCGCTCCTGTTTCCGATCGATTGGCCGGAGCCATTCGGACTCGTCATGATCGAGGCGATGGCATGCGGTACGCCCGTGATCGCGTACCGCTCCGGATCGGTGCCGGAAGTCGTCGAGGACGGGATCACCGGCTTCATCGTCGACGGCGAGGCGCAGGCGATCGAAGCGGTCAAGAAAGTCGACCGGCTGGATCGGAGCAGGATTCGCGCCCGCTTCGAGGAGCGTTTCGCGGCTAGTCGCATGGCGCGGGAGTACGAAGACAAGTATCGCGAGCTGGTCGACGGCGCGGAAGCCGCGGCCCCTATCGTTAAGAGAGCATCGGCCAAATGA
- the mdoH gene encoding glucans biosynthesis glucosyltransferase MdoH has protein sequence MGTLNTAPRPVAGDITKQRLLPGESPLPMAPGDLAKSRVPDRVPAAVGPAMAWRRGLILLATAALTGAGGFEMYRVLEVGGVTVLEAMVLVLFLVLLAWVAFSFASALVGFFVLLTRRPDAVDAELPSIASRTAMLLPTYNEDPHRLTARLHAIIESLEATSHGELFDWYVLSDSTDPDIWVAEEKALLALRQAVGTSRLYYRHRADNTARKAGNISEWITRFGAVYDFMIVLDADSLMSGQTIVRLVHAIETNPTAGLVQTLPMVVNARSLFSRVQQFAGRLYGPMIAAGVAWWHGSEGNYWGHNAIIRVKAFAEAAALPQLRGRKPFGGHILSHDFVEAALMRRAGWGIYMLPTLGGSYEEVPPSLLDFAARDRRWCQGNLQHLAVVPARGLHWVSRLHFMVGVGAYLTAPLWLLFLLLGMLISLQARFVRPEYFPKGFSLFPTWPAQDPVLAIWVFVATMGLLLLPKLLSLALIWTRGSVRRQFSGALRTSAGVLAEVVVSALMAPVMMIFQSIAVVEILAGRDAGWQTQRRDDGTVERRELYRKYGVPTLCGVAMAASAYAVSLPLLLWMSPVIVGLLFAVPIGALTAKPASGELFATPEDREPPSVLRRANELSAAADVGIKPALMALREDSELLAFHVAQLAPPRAVRPDTVDANLVVGRAKVDASDTFEEAAAHLSSREVFSILNDASTLSTVLQKR, from the coding sequence ATGGGCACCTTGAACACGGCGCCCCGCCCGGTCGCCGGCGATATTACGAAGCAGCGGCTGTTGCCCGGCGAGTCCCCGCTTCCGATGGCTCCTGGCGACCTCGCAAAAAGCCGGGTCCCCGACCGCGTTCCTGCGGCAGTGGGCCCCGCGATGGCCTGGCGACGCGGCCTCATTCTGCTCGCGACCGCGGCACTCACGGGGGCTGGCGGGTTTGAGATGTATCGCGTGCTGGAGGTCGGCGGCGTCACCGTCCTCGAAGCAATGGTGCTGGTGCTGTTCCTCGTTCTGCTCGCCTGGGTGGCTTTCTCGTTCGCGTCCGCGCTCGTCGGCTTCTTCGTGCTGTTGACCCGTCGTCCGGACGCGGTAGATGCGGAGCTACCTTCGATCGCAAGCCGCACCGCCATGCTGCTTCCTACCTACAACGAAGACCCGCACCGATTGACGGCGCGGCTCCATGCGATCATCGAATCCTTGGAGGCGACCTCTCACGGGGAGCTGTTCGACTGGTATGTTCTGAGCGACAGCACCGATCCGGACATCTGGGTCGCCGAGGAGAAAGCGTTGCTCGCGCTGCGACAGGCTGTCGGGACGTCGCGGCTGTACTATCGTCACCGCGCCGACAACACGGCGCGCAAGGCCGGCAACATTTCCGAGTGGATCACCCGGTTCGGCGCCGTCTACGACTTCATGATCGTGCTCGACGCCGACAGCCTCATGAGCGGACAGACCATCGTCCGGTTGGTCCATGCCATCGAGACCAATCCGACCGCGGGGCTCGTCCAAACCCTCCCCATGGTCGTCAATGCCCGAAGTCTGTTTAGCCGCGTCCAGCAGTTCGCGGGCCGGCTGTACGGGCCGATGATCGCCGCCGGCGTCGCCTGGTGGCACGGCTCGGAAGGCAATTACTGGGGCCACAATGCGATCATCCGGGTGAAGGCGTTCGCGGAAGCGGCGGCGCTGCCGCAGCTTCGGGGGCGCAAGCCGTTCGGAGGGCACATCCTCAGCCATGATTTCGTTGAGGCCGCGCTGATGCGGCGGGCCGGTTGGGGCATCTACATGCTGCCGACCCTCGGCGGAAGCTACGAAGAAGTGCCGCCCTCGCTGCTCGATTTCGCGGCGCGCGATCGGCGGTGGTGCCAGGGCAATCTTCAGCATCTCGCCGTGGTGCCCGCTCGCGGTCTCCACTGGGTGTCGCGCCTGCATTTCATGGTGGGCGTAGGAGCCTATTTGACCGCGCCGCTTTGGCTGCTCTTCCTGCTGCTGGGGATGCTGATCTCGCTGCAGGCTCGGTTCGTGCGCCCGGAGTATTTTCCCAAGGGTTTCTCCCTCTTTCCGACATGGCCGGCCCAGGATCCAGTGCTCGCCATTTGGGTGTTCGTCGCCACGATGGGATTGCTGCTGCTGCCGAAGCTGCTCAGTCTGGCCCTCATTTGGACGCGGGGCTCGGTGAGGCGCCAATTCAGCGGCGCGTTGCGGACCTCGGCTGGGGTTCTAGCCGAGGTTGTCGTATCCGCGCTGATGGCGCCCGTGATGATGATTTTTCAGTCGATCGCGGTCGTCGAGATTCTGGCCGGCCGCGATGCCGGCTGGCAGACGCAAAGGCGCGATGACGGTACGGTGGAGCGCCGGGAGCTGTATCGGAAATACGGAGTCCCGACCTTGTGCGGCGTTGCGATGGCCGCAAGCGCTTACGCTGTTTCGCTACCGCTTCTGCTCTGGATGTCGCCGGTTATCGTCGGGCTGCTGTTCGCGGTGCCTATCGGTGCGCTGACGGCCAAGCCCGCCTCCGGCGAACTGTTTGCCACCCCTGAAGACCGGGAGCCGCCGTCAGTCTTGCGCCGGGCCAACGAATTGAGCGCGGCGGCGGATGTCGGCATCAAACCCGCTCTGATGGCGCTACGCGAAGACTCCGAGTTGCTGGCCTTTCACGTCGCTCAGCTGGCGCCTCCTCGCGCCGTCCGGCCTGACACGGTTGACGCGAACCTGGTGGTCGGGCGCGCCAAGGTCGATGCCAGCGATACTTTCGAGGAGGCCGCCGCGCATCTGTCTTCCCGCGAGGTCTTCTCGATATTGAATGACGCCTCGACGCTCTCGACCGTGCTGCAGAAGCGATGA
- a CDS encoding low affinity iron permease family protein yields MIDRRKKKQGGTAHFFGEFATRISQAAGRASTFVLAALVVVIWAVTGPLFGYSDTWQLVINTGTTIVTFLMVFLIQNSQNRDSAAMQVKLDELIRVGAARNSLVGIEHLTDEEIEDLRKKCESRAKAEKTANERVKTTGRRARRAAEQAAG; encoded by the coding sequence ATGATCGACAGACGGAAGAAAAAGCAAGGCGGCACCGCCCACTTCTTCGGCGAGTTTGCTACCCGCATCTCGCAGGCTGCGGGGCGCGCGTCGACCTTCGTGCTCGCGGCCCTGGTGGTGGTCATCTGGGCAGTGACCGGTCCGTTGTTCGGCTACTCGGACACGTGGCAGCTGGTCATCAACACCGGCACCACCATCGTCACCTTCCTGATGGTCTTCCTCATTCAGAATTCCCAGAACCGCGACAGCGCCGCCATGCAGGTCAAGCTCGACGAATTGATCCGCGTCGGGGCGGCGCGAAACTCGCTTGTCGGCATCGAGCATCTCACGGACGAAGAGATCGAAGACCTGCGGAAGAAATGCGAATCGCGCGCCAAAGCGGAAAAGACGGCGAACGAGCGTGTGAAGACGACCGGACGACGGGCCCGCCGCGCCGCCGAGCAGGCGGCTGGTTGA
- a CDS encoding SDR family oxidoreductase — translation MAVNSTDPAAPASPGERSRPPVRFPVTLEGQPALVTGANSGIGRAVALGLAASGADVVVNYVVDPGSAEEVAHEIEARGRKAIAIEADVSNEDDVRLMFARAIDHFGTLHVVVNNAGLQRDAPFHEITLDQWNKVIGVNLTGQFLCAREAVREFKRRGIVGGISAAAGKLVCMSSVHQEIPWAGHANYAASKGGVMQMMRSIAQEVAPLGIRVNGIAPGAIRTPINQAAWETREAYKSLMTLVPYKRIGEPDDIAQAVAWLVSDAADYVTGATLFIDGGMTLFPGFASGG, via the coding sequence ATGGCAGTGAATTCAACCGACCCGGCCGCTCCAGCAAGTCCTGGCGAGCGCTCGCGACCGCCGGTCCGCTTTCCCGTGACACTGGAGGGGCAGCCTGCGCTGGTGACCGGCGCCAACTCAGGCATCGGCCGCGCCGTCGCGCTGGGATTGGCCGCATCCGGGGCGGACGTCGTCGTCAACTACGTCGTGGATCCCGGATCGGCCGAAGAGGTCGCGCACGAAATCGAAGCGCGGGGCAGGAAAGCGATCGCGATCGAGGCGGATGTCAGCAACGAGGATGACGTCCGCTTGATGTTCGCCCGCGCCATCGATCATTTCGGCACGCTGCACGTCGTGGTGAACAACGCCGGCCTGCAGCGCGACGCCCCCTTCCACGAAATAACCCTCGATCAGTGGAACAAGGTGATCGGCGTCAATCTGACCGGTCAGTTCCTCTGTGCGCGCGAGGCCGTGCGCGAATTCAAGAGACGCGGCATCGTCGGCGGAATCTCGGCCGCCGCCGGCAAGCTCGTCTGCATGAGTTCGGTCCATCAGGAGATACCGTGGGCGGGACACGCGAACTACGCGGCGTCGAAAGGCGGCGTCATGCAGATGATGAGGAGCATCGCGCAGGAAGTCGCCCCGCTCGGCATCCGTGTCAACGGCATCGCACCCGGCGCCATCAGGACGCCCATCAATCAGGCCGCTTGGGAGACGAGGGAGGCGTACAAAAGCCTAATGACGCTGGTGCCTTACAAGCGCATCGGAGAGCCGGACGACATCGCGCAGGCGGTCGCCTGGCTCGTCTCCGACGCCGCCGACTACGTCACCGGCGCCACGCTGTTCATCGACGGAGGCATGACCCTATTCCCCGGATTCGCAAGCGGAGGATAA
- a CDS encoding DUF1236 domain-containing protein — translation MNKLLLTTAMAALISTGAMAQSTVVTTTGTGHAAAVQIEPEYRTKIRTYVTEHKVRPVQQKIVVGQPVPREVELEVVPADWGPSLTKFRYVYSGERVMLVDPSTRTVVQEID, via the coding sequence ATGAACAAGCTTCTACTGACGACGGCCATGGCCGCGCTGATCTCCACGGGCGCGATGGCGCAGTCGACGGTCGTCACCACCACCGGCACCGGTCACGCGGCCGCCGTGCAGATCGAGCCGGAATACCGCACCAAGATCCGCACCTACGTGACCGAGCACAAGGTTCGTCCGGTCCAGCAGAAGATCGTGGTCGGCCAGCCTGTGCCGCGCGAAGTCGAGCTCGAGGTGGTGCCGGCCGACTGGGGTCCTTCGCTCACCAAGTTCCGCTATGTCTATTCGGGCGAGCGCGTGATGCTGGTTGATCCCTCGACCCGCACGGTCGTCCAGGAAATCGACTAA
- a CDS encoding helix-turn-helix domain-containing protein encodes MNDFEQSDEVKRAKDAAQNSPWISITEIAQAYSISLRTLRRMQAEGLLPPRTKRGRYLLYRKADIGVALAIGRRALRRNREV; translated from the coding sequence ATGAATGACTTTGAACAGTCCGATGAAGTGAAGCGAGCCAAGGACGCCGCTCAGAATTCGCCTTGGATTTCCATTACGGAAATTGCGCAGGCTTACAGTATTTCCCTGCGTACGCTTCGCCGAATGCAAGCCGAAGGATTATTGCCGCCGCGCACCAAACGCGGGCGTTATCTGCTGTACCGGAAAGCTGATATTGGCGTGGCCCTGGCAATTGGCAGACGCGCGCTAAGGCGTAATCGAGAAGTGTGA
- a CDS encoding glucan biosynthesis protein G: MNRRQLVRGSALLPALLFASRSGFAAASDDAFGPSTVRDLARAIASKPFEAPDEKLPGGLKDLDYDQYRSIRFLPERALWRGKNLPFEAQFFHRGFFYKNRVNIFEVADGKVAEIKYRKADFSFGEKVPAFEDADLGFAGFRIHAPLNRADYYDEVCVFLGASYFRAVAKGQTYGLSARGLSIDTGEAKGEEFPLFKAFWLERPAPGATSMVIHALLDSKSCAASYRFTVRPGETTVFDVEMSVYPRLELPRAGLAPMTSMFFYGPNDRNDIDDFRPSVHDSDGLAIFNGKGESLWRPLSNPRDLQISTFQDLNPRGFGLMQRERNFFAYQDIESSFEKRPSLWVEPIGDWGEGGVTLFEIPTKEEVHDNIAAFWRPKNPLQAKGEHNYTYRLHWGPDSPKPHSLARFTRSGIGARGEDARLFVLDLVGENLKGIDPAGVKGVVTAEKSELKNIVTQPNPYTGGWRLSFQCQVKGEPIELRAFLTEGDKPLSEVWVYRWAP; this comes from the coding sequence GTGAACCGACGCCAACTTGTTCGAGGGTCGGCTTTGTTGCCGGCGTTGCTGTTCGCTTCGCGCAGCGGCTTCGCCGCTGCGTCGGACGACGCCTTCGGCCCATCGACGGTTAGGGATCTGGCCCGTGCGATCGCAAGCAAGCCGTTCGAGGCGCCCGACGAGAAGCTGCCCGGCGGGTTGAAGGATCTCGACTACGATCAGTACCGATCGATCCGCTTTTTGCCTGAACGTGCCCTCTGGCGCGGCAAGAATCTCCCGTTCGAAGCGCAGTTCTTCCATCGCGGCTTTTTCTACAAGAACAGGGTGAACATCTTCGAGGTCGCGGACGGAAAGGTCGCCGAGATCAAGTACCGCAAGGCAGACTTTTCCTTCGGCGAGAAGGTTCCGGCGTTCGAGGACGCTGACCTCGGGTTCGCCGGCTTCCGCATCCACGCGCCCTTGAATCGCGCCGACTATTACGACGAGGTCTGCGTCTTCCTGGGCGCGAGCTATTTCCGAGCCGTGGCCAAGGGGCAGACATACGGGCTATCCGCACGGGGGCTCTCAATCGATACGGGCGAGGCCAAGGGCGAGGAATTTCCGCTCTTCAAGGCCTTCTGGCTCGAGCGGCCGGCGCCGGGTGCGACTTCGATGGTCATCCATGCACTGCTCGACAGCAAAAGCTGCGCGGCGAGCTACCGCTTCACCGTCCGGCCCGGGGAGACGACGGTATTCGACGTCGAAATGTCGGTCTATCCGCGGCTCGAATTGCCGCGCGCCGGTCTCGCGCCGATGACCAGCATGTTCTTCTATGGTCCGAACGACCGCAACGATATCGACGACTTCCGGCCCTCCGTCCACGATTCCGACGGTCTCGCGATCTTCAACGGCAAGGGCGAAAGTCTGTGGCGGCCGCTCAGCAATCCCCGCGACCTCCAGATCAGCACTTTCCAAGATCTCAATCCGCGCGGCTTCGGCCTCATGCAGCGGGAGCGAAACTTCTTCGCCTATCAGGACATCGAGTCCAGCTTCGAAAAGCGCCCCAGCCTCTGGGTGGAGCCGATCGGCGATTGGGGCGAGGGCGGCGTCACGCTGTTCGAGATCCCGACCAAAGAGGAGGTTCACGACAACATCGCCGCGTTCTGGCGGCCGAAGAACCCGCTGCAGGCCAAGGGCGAACACAACTACACCTATCGGCTGCATTGGGGGCCGGATAGTCCGAAGCCGCATTCGCTGGCCCGCTTCACGCGGAGCGGGATAGGGGCGCGGGGCGAGGACGCCCGCCTCTTCGTCCTCGATCTTGTCGGCGAGAACCTGAAGGGCATCGATCCGGCCGGCGTCAAAGGCGTGGTGACAGCGGAGAAGTCAGAGCTGAAGAACATCGTCACGCAGCCCAATCCCTACACCGGTGGCTGGCGGCTGAGCTTCCAGTGCCAGGTGAAGGGAGAGCCGATCGAGCTGCGGGCGTTTCTGACCGAGGGCGACAAGCCCTTGTCGGAAGTCTGGGTCTACCGATGGGCACCTTGA